Proteins from one Catenuloplanes atrovinosus genomic window:
- a CDS encoding dTMP kinase — MTPIIESARGDRRGRRPRTIALIGVDGSGKTTQAHRLADALTAAGLPATYQQNAGGRAWFGRIAQRLGAGDAQGLFGRHGWPVVESVLRWLAIARALVRSRRSGHIAVMDRYSYCQYASIRTQLGRGRREERLARFAYRLFPAPDVTFLLVVSPGAAYRRIEARGTDHETIEYLTRASASYASLPEHDSFVLIDGDGTEDEVAAEILAHLIPPAEAPAPPVTPVTGDLRHPVTVV; from the coding sequence ATGACGCCGATCATTGAGTCCGCACGCGGTGACCGCCGGGGACGCCGTCCCCGAACCATCGCGCTGATCGGCGTGGACGGGTCCGGCAAGACCACCCAGGCCCACCGGCTCGCGGACGCACTCACCGCGGCCGGGCTGCCCGCCACCTACCAGCAGAACGCGGGTGGCCGGGCCTGGTTCGGCCGGATCGCCCAGCGGCTCGGCGCCGGCGACGCGCAGGGCCTGTTCGGGCGGCACGGCTGGCCGGTGGTGGAGTCGGTGCTCCGCTGGCTCGCCATCGCCCGCGCGCTGGTGCGCTCGCGCCGCTCCGGGCACATCGCGGTGATGGACCGGTACAGCTACTGCCAGTACGCCAGCATCCGCACCCAGCTCGGCCGGGGCCGTCGCGAGGAGCGGCTGGCCCGGTTCGCGTACCGGTTGTTCCCCGCCCCGGACGTCACGTTCCTGCTGGTGGTGAGCCCGGGTGCGGCGTACCGGCGGATCGAGGCGCGTGGCACCGACCACGAGACCATCGAGTACCTCACCCGCGCCTCCGCCTCCTACGCCTCGCTGCCGGAGCACGACTCGTTCGTGCTGATCGACGGCGACGGCACCGAGGACGAGGTGGCCGCCGAGATCCTGGCGCATCTGATCCCGCCGGCCGAGGCTCCGGCACCACCGGTGACGCCCGTCACGGGTGACCTCCGCCACCCGGTCACCGTGGTCTGA
- a CDS encoding sigma-70 family RNA polymerase sigma factor has translation MEKGMVLRTDEVAEERDLVGVYLHEISRTPLLDAAREVDLSKAIEAGLYAEYLLDGDQLPAGVSREELERLIVEGNRAKDEFIRANLRLVVSIARRYVRSGMPMLDLIQEGNTGLVRAVEKFDYERGYKFSTYATWWIRQAISRAIAQQERTVRLPVHLVEDVNRMRNVTRQLTRELGSDPEPAQIATALGVTVERVLELIRWSQDTVSLDTPVGDDGDTNLGDLVADSDAPSPEEIVLTGLERQRIEGLLNHLDDRSAGIMRARYGLEDGREHSLTEVASRFSLSRERIRQLEIQALGRLRELARAEGLQAA, from the coding sequence ATGGAAAAAGGCATGGTGTTGCGAACGGATGAGGTTGCCGAGGAGCGCGACCTCGTCGGAGTCTACCTGCACGAGATCTCCCGGACACCTCTGCTCGACGCGGCGCGTGAGGTCGATCTCTCCAAGGCGATCGAGGCGGGTCTCTACGCGGAGTACCTGCTCGACGGCGACCAGCTCCCGGCCGGCGTGAGCCGCGAGGAGCTCGAGCGCCTGATCGTCGAGGGTAACCGTGCCAAGGACGAGTTCATCCGCGCGAACCTGCGGCTCGTCGTCTCGATCGCCCGGCGTTACGTCCGCTCCGGCATGCCGATGCTCGACCTGATCCAGGAGGGCAACACCGGCCTGGTCCGCGCGGTCGAGAAGTTCGACTACGAGCGCGGTTACAAGTTCTCGACGTACGCCACGTGGTGGATCCGCCAGGCGATCAGCCGCGCCATCGCGCAGCAGGAGCGCACCGTGCGGCTCCCCGTCCACCTGGTGGAGGACGTCAACCGCATGCGCAACGTCACCCGCCAGCTCACCCGCGAGCTGGGGTCCGACCCCGAGCCGGCGCAGATCGCGACCGCGCTGGGCGTGACCGTGGAGCGGGTGCTGGAGCTGATCCGCTGGTCGCAGGACACGGTGTCGCTGGACACCCCGGTCGGCGACGACGGCGACACCAACCTCGGCGACCTGGTCGCCGACTCGGACGCCCCCTCGCCGGAGGAGATCGTGCTCACCGGCCTGGAGCGTCAGCGCATCGAGGGCCTGCTCAACCACCTCGACGACCGCTCCGCCGGCATCATGCGCGCGCGGTACGGCCTGGAGGACGGCCGTGAGCACTCGCTGACCGAGGTGGCCTCGCGGTTCTCGCTCTCCCGGGAGCGGATCCGCCAGCTGGAGATCCAGGCGCTCGGCCGGCTGCGCGAGCTGGCCCGCGCGGAGGGCCTCCAGGCGGCCTAG
- a CDS encoding MurR/RpiR family transcriptional regulator has translation MVNSPGLLVHINALLPSLSPAEQRVARLVVADPADAAGHTITDLATAAETSEATVIRFCRSIGITGYPQLRIRLAAEAAEAASRGRPEDDRVAGGEIPPDADLARIVATIAFNEARALEETAAQLDVAACDRVVEAVDGAGRIEVYGAGPSGSAALDLQQKLHRIGRSVAYWPDPQAALASTSLLGPGDVAIGISHSGTSAGVLDVLAQARLRGAVTVAVTNFPRSPIAEAADLVLTTAARETTYRSGALAGRLAQLMVVDCIFVGVAVRNRKRAGQALAAADEATARLRAPSGRGRPR, from the coding sequence GTGGTGAATTCGCCCGGGCTGCTGGTGCACATCAACGCGCTCCTGCCCTCGCTGTCACCCGCCGAGCAGCGCGTCGCGCGCCTGGTCGTGGCGGATCCCGCGGACGCGGCCGGCCACACCATCACGGACCTGGCCACGGCCGCGGAGACCTCCGAGGCCACGGTCATCCGGTTCTGCCGCTCGATCGGCATCACCGGCTACCCGCAGCTGCGCATCCGGCTCGCCGCGGAGGCGGCCGAGGCGGCCAGCCGCGGGCGGCCCGAGGACGACCGCGTGGCCGGCGGCGAGATCCCGCCGGACGCGGACCTGGCCCGGATCGTGGCCACCATCGCGTTCAACGAGGCCCGGGCGCTGGAGGAGACCGCGGCCCAATTGGACGTGGCCGCCTGCGACCGGGTCGTGGAGGCCGTGGACGGCGCCGGGCGGATCGAGGTCTACGGCGCCGGGCCGAGCGGCAGCGCGGCGCTGGACCTGCAGCAGAAGCTGCACCGCATCGGCCGCAGCGTGGCGTACTGGCCCGATCCGCAGGCCGCGCTCGCCTCCACCTCGCTGCTCGGGCCCGGCGACGTGGCGATCGGCATCTCGCACAGCGGCACCAGCGCCGGCGTGCTGGACGTGCTGGCCCAGGCGCGGCTGCGCGGCGCGGTCACGGTCGCGGTGACGAACTTCCCGCGCTCGCCGATCGCGGAGGCGGCGGACCTCGTGCTGACCACGGCCGCGCGGGAGACGACGTACCGCTCGGGCGCGCTCGCCGGACGCCTCGCGCAGCTGATGGTCGTCGATTGCATCTTCGTCGGCGTCGCTGTGCGTAACCGCAAACGGGCCGGGCAGGCGCTCGCCGCGGCCGATGAGGCGACCGCGCGGCTGCGTGCCCCGAGCGGCCGTGGCAGGCCCCGCTGA
- a CDS encoding DUF6642 family protein: MARGGIFCVEGQWHRDLYERGSVIPTLELLERLRRIRFIYRDVATPEELSYFLDRWLLKQYSDYRVGFFAMHGEPGRLCLTDKAAVELDDVAEQLAGRCQDKRLYFGSCSVLKASDATLLDFLDVSGAAMVCGYTREVDWVDSAAFETVLLDVLANGAMVNAAEKRMGSGPWRELAAYLGFRIVYANGRTWRPGTRGRVPVQATAV, translated from the coding sequence GTGGCGCGCGGCGGCATCTTCTGCGTGGAGGGTCAGTGGCACCGGGACCTCTACGAGCGAGGCTCCGTCATCCCCACGCTGGAACTGCTGGAGCGCCTGCGCCGGATTCGGTTCATCTACCGTGACGTGGCCACCCCCGAGGAGCTGAGCTACTTCCTCGACCGGTGGCTGCTGAAGCAGTACAGCGACTACCGCGTGGGGTTCTTCGCCATGCACGGCGAGCCGGGCCGGCTGTGCCTGACCGACAAGGCCGCGGTCGAGCTGGACGACGTGGCGGAGCAACTGGCCGGGCGCTGCCAGGACAAGCGCCTCTACTTCGGGTCCTGCTCCGTGCTGAAGGCCTCGGACGCCACGCTGCTGGACTTCCTGGACGTCTCCGGCGCCGCGATGGTGTGCGGCTACACCCGCGAGGTCGACTGGGTGGACTCGGCCGCGTTCGAGACCGTACTGCTGGACGTGCTGGCCAACGGCGCGATGGTGAACGCGGCGGAGAAGCGGATGGGCTCCGGGCCGTGGCGGGAGCTGGCCGCCTACCTGGGTTTCCGGATCGTCTACGCGAACGGGCGCACCTGGCGGCCGGGCACGCGCGGGCGGGTGCCGGTGCAGGCCACCGCGGTGTGA
- a CDS encoding C40 family peptidase, with translation MSASRAILRATVLAAIAVGVLAPATAVHAEPSSADLTKQIDKASHELEVVIESYNKLNEELKATQAAAKQLSDKTAALEEQVKEASTSVGQLANRAYKSGRFGEANTLLTLTDSQDLVAGLSVLEQLAETRNDEVAVYTATEAQYAEEKAKLDAAEKKQKAQRDEAAKRRAGIEGELKNLYSLRKAAYGREQEEAAARTPVNNGGNNGGGGSNGGGGNNGGGAVPSAPAGSSSVVQFAYAQLGKPYIYGSAGPNGFDCSGLVKAAWATAGKSLPHNAAMQWNVVAHIPASAVKPGDMVFYRDLAHVAIAIGGGKVIHAPRPGEVLTIAPINMMPPYGYGRVR, from the coding sequence TTGTCAGCTTCGCGTGCGATCCTGCGCGCCACCGTGCTGGCGGCCATCGCGGTCGGCGTTCTCGCGCCGGCCACCGCCGTCCACGCCGAGCCGTCCAGCGCCGACCTCACCAAGCAGATCGACAAGGCTTCCCACGAGCTGGAAGTCGTGATCGAGTCCTACAACAAGCTCAATGAGGAGCTGAAGGCCACCCAGGCCGCCGCGAAGCAGCTCAGCGACAAGACCGCCGCGCTCGAGGAGCAGGTCAAGGAGGCGAGCACCTCCGTCGGCCAGCTCGCCAATCGGGCCTACAAGTCCGGCCGCTTCGGCGAGGCGAACACGTTGCTCACGCTCACCGACAGCCAGGACCTGGTCGCCGGCCTCAGCGTGCTCGAGCAGCTCGCCGAGACGCGCAACGACGAGGTCGCCGTCTACACCGCCACCGAGGCGCAGTACGCCGAGGAGAAGGCCAAGCTCGACGCCGCCGAGAAGAAGCAGAAGGCGCAGCGGGACGAGGCCGCCAAGCGCCGGGCCGGCATCGAGGGCGAGCTGAAGAACCTGTACTCGCTGCGCAAGGCCGCGTACGGGCGGGAGCAGGAGGAGGCGGCCGCGCGGACGCCGGTGAACAACGGCGGCAACAACGGCGGCGGTGGCAGCAACGGCGGTGGTGGCAACAACGGTGGCGGCGCCGTCCCGAGCGCGCCCGCCGGGTCGAGCAGCGTGGTCCAGTTCGCCTACGCGCAGCTCGGCAAGCCGTACATCTACGGCTCCGCGGGCCCGAACGGATTCGACTGCTCCGGCCTGGTGAAGGCGGCGTGGGCGACGGCCGGCAAGTCGCTGCCGCACAACGCGGCCATGCAGTGGAACGTGGTGGCGCACATACCCGCCTCCGCGGTGAAGCCGGGCGACATGGTCTTCTACCGCGATCTGGCGCACGTCGCGATCGCCATCGGCGGCGGCAAGGTGATCCACGCGCCCCGGCCGGGCGAGGTGCTCACCATCGCACCGATCAACATGATGCCGCCGTACGGCTACGGCCGGGTCAGATAG